From the Deltaproteobacteria bacterium genome, the window ACGTGCTGCGGCCAGCCCGCCTTCAACTCGGGAAACCGGAAGGAGGCCCGGGCGATGGCGCGGAAGTTCCTCCGCTCCTTTCCCGACGACGGTCCCATCGTCACCCCGTCGGGGTCGTGCGCGGCGATGGTGAAGCACGGCTACCCCGTCCTGTTTCGTGACGAGCCCCCCATGCTTGCCCGCGCCCGGGCGGTCGGCGAGCGCATTTACGAACTCTCCCAGTTCCTGGTCGACGTGCTCGGCGTGACCGACCCGAAGTCGGATTTTTCGGGGAAAGTGACGTACCACGACTCGTGCCACCTGCGGCGAGGACTGGGGGTGGTCGAGGCCCCGCGGAAGTTGTTGCGCGCCATCCCCGGCGTCGAGTTCGTCGAGATGGAGGAGAGCGACCGGTGCTGCGGCTTCGGTGGCGTCTTCTCCCTCAAGTACCCGCAGATCTCCTGCAGGATGACGGAGCGCAAGGTCGAGCGGATCCTCGCGACCGGCGCGTCGTACGTCACCTCCGGGGACCTCGGGTGCCTGCTGAACATCGGCGGGTTGATCTCGCGGATCGGATACCCGGTGAAGGCGATCCATCTCGCCGAAATCCTCGCGGGGAAAACCGCCGGAAGAGGGGACGCCGGCTGATGGAGCTCACCGCGAACGCGTTCGGGCGGAGCGCCCGGAAGGCGCTCCTCGACAAGACCCTGCAGGAAGCGCTCGGGCGCACCACGGGGCGGTTCCTCGCCCACCGCGACGCGGCGGTCGCCGCCTTTCCGGAGTTCGAGGCGACCCGCGAGCGCGCATCGAGGATCAAGCGGGACGTCCTGGACCATCTGGACACGTACCTTGCGCGCTTCATCGAGGAGGCGGAAAAACGGGGCACGATCGTCCATGTGGCCCGGGACGCGGCCCAGGCGCGGGAGATCGCGGCGCGGATCGCGCGGGACGAGGGGGTCACCCTCGCCGTCAAGTCGAAGTCGATGGCGTCCGAGGAGATCTCGTTCAACGAGGCGCTGCAGGAAGCGGGCGTCACGGTCGTCGAGTCCGACCTCGGGGAGTTCATCATCCAGCTCGCGGGGGAGGCGCCTTCCCACATCATCGCCCCCGCGGTCCACAAGACACGCGAACAGATCTCCCTCCTCTTCGAGCGCCACCTCGGGGAGCCGCGGACCGACAGCATCCCCGAACTCGTCGGGATGGCCCGCAGGCACCTGCGGGCGAAGTTCCTCTCCGCGGGGATGGGCGTCTCCGGCGGGAACTTCCTGGTGGCCGACACCGGCTCCGTCGTGCTCGTCACCAACGAGGGAAACGGGCGGATGGGGACGGTCCTGCCGCGCGTCCACCTCGCCGTCGTCGGGATCGAGAAGGTCATCCCGCGCATGGCGGACCTGCCGACCTTCCTGCGCCTGCTGCCGCGCAGCGCCTCCGGTCAGACGATCTCCTCGTACGTGTCGATCGTGACGGGAACGCGGCGGGCGGGCGACCCCGAGGGCCCGGAGCGGATGCACATCCTCCTGCTCGATTGCGGCCGCAGCGCGATCCTCGAGGGAAAGTACCGGGAGATCCTCAAGTGCGTCCGGTGCGCCGCGTGCCTGAACGTCTGCCCCGTCTACCAGAGCGTGGGGGGGCACGCCTACGGGTGGGTCTACTCCGGTCCGATCGGCGCGGTCCTGACCCCGCTGCTGGTCGGCCTGCCCGAGGCGGCCGCGCTGCCGGACGCGAGCACCCTGTGCGGCGCATGCGCGGACGTGTGCCCGGTGAAGATCCCCCTGCCGGACTTCCTGCTCGAACTGCGGTCCGACGCGCGGGAACAGGGCTTGAAGAGCCCCGGCGAGATCGCGGCG encodes:
- a CDS encoding (Fe-S)-binding protein — translated: TCCGQPAFNSGNRKEARAMARKFLRSFPDDGPIVTPSGSCAAMVKHGYPVLFRDEPPMLARARAVGERIYELSQFLVDVLGVTDPKSDFSGKVTYHDSCHLRRGLGVVEAPRKLLRAIPGVEFVEMEESDRCCGFGGVFSLKYPQISCRMTERKVERILATGASYVTSGDLGCLLNIGGLISRIGYPVKAIHLAEILAGKTAGRGDAG
- a CDS encoding LutB/LldF family L-lactate oxidation iron-sulfur protein, with protein sequence MELTANAFGRSARKALLDKTLQEALGRTTGRFLAHRDAAVAAFPEFEATRERASRIKRDVLDHLDTYLARFIEEAEKRGTIVHVARDAAQAREIAARIARDEGVTLAVKSKSMASEEISFNEALQEAGVTVVESDLGEFIIQLAGEAPSHIIAPAVHKTREQISLLFERHLGEPRTDSIPELVGMARRHLRAKFLSAGMGVSGGNFLVADTGSVVLVTNEGNGRMGTVLPRVHLAVVGIEKVIPRMADLPTFLRLLPRSASGQTISSYVSIVTGTRRAGDPEGPERMHILLLDCGRSAILEGKYREILKCVRCAACLNVCPVYQSVGGHAYGWVYSGPIGAVLTPLLVGLPEAAALPDASTLCGACADVCPVKIPLPDFLLELRSDAREQGLKSPGEIAAMKGYAGVMKRAGLLEAIERIAGVLGQFFTKGKGIAGLPYPFSGWTERRDFPAPAKQPFRKQWKIKRGVTR